In a single window of the Rattus norvegicus strain BN/NHsdMcwi chromosome 6, GRCr8, whole genome shotgun sequence genome:
- the Cox16 gene encoding COX16 cytochrome c oxidase assembly homolog isoform X2, translated as MVAPAVLRALRKNKTLRYGVPMLLLVVGGSFGLREFSQIRYDAVTIKIDPELEKKLKVNKITLESEYEIGA; from the exons ATGGTTGCGCCCGCTGTGTTGCGCGCTCTGCGTAAGAACAAGACCCTTCGCTATGGAGTTCCCATGTTG TTGCTGGTTGTTGGTGGTTCTTTTGGTCTTCGCGAATTTTCACAAATCCGATATGATGCTGTGACAATTAAG atTGATCCTGAATTGGAGAAAAAATTGAAAGTGAATAAAATAACTTTAGAGTCAGAGTATGAG